GAAGTGATCGCACATCAGTCTCAGCAGTCAGCAGTGATCCTGTGACGGTAGAGATCAGTTTGCGTTGCAGGGGTTGAATTGTTTCTGTCGCCAAGTGTTTAGCTAAAGGGTCAGCAGCAGCACTCACTAAATCAGAGTGAAAGGCATGGGAAACGGACAAAGTAACCGCTTTAAGCCCTTGCGCCTGTGCTTTATTAATAAGATCTACAATAGCATCAACTTCCCCCGAAATAATGGTTTGCTGGGGGGTGTTAAGACCTGCGATCACCACAGGATAACCATTTATCAGCTGTCTGATCACCTGCTGGGATGACCGAATACTAGCCATTGCTCCGGTAGCACTCCCGAAATCAGTCATTGCTTGTCCCCGCACTTGAGTAATTCGCAGCAGAGCTTCTTGGTCAAAAGCACCTGCCCAATGCAGTGCAGTGATCTCGCCCAAGCTGTGACCGATGGCAATATCAGCTGTTAGGCCCAGTTGCTGTAAAACCAGCAGTCCCGCCTTAGAGGCTGTAACAATAGCAGGTTGAGCGATCGCAGTGGCTTTACCATCTTCTGGTTGAGGGAAAGGATTTTGGGCGTAGAGGTCCCTGACTTGATCAAAGCGATGCTCCCAACACCCGCCATTGAAATAGGTGGGGGAAGCTTGGCCTGGAAACAAGAATCCCAATCGGGATGGGGTTGTCCTCTTGCCTAGAAAAATACCTGTATCTGGCTCTAGACGTTCAGTTATGCCTTCCTTTAACCAGGTGGCTAATACCTCCAGTCGTGTTGTCAACTCCATCGGGGTTGCTGCCACAATTGCCACTCGCACAGTTCCAGGGCTCAGGGATTGAGCTAGGTGAACCGCTAAATCTGTGACTTCAGCCCGTGATAATCTGGGGGCAATCTCCAGAACTTGGGCAACTTGCTGTTGCAGCTGATCAACTTGCTCAGCTTGGAATAGAAAAAGTTCTGCATCTTGAGGGGAATGTAACAGGATTTTTTCTTTATGATTCAAGCTGTGACGGCGATCTTTGTTTCCTTCTAAAACAATATGGGCATTAATGCCACCAAACCCCATGGCACCGACCCCAGCTCTCAAGGGAGTGTCCTCGGACCACAGTTTTCCCTGCGGCAGTACCCTCAGGGCTGCATTTGTTGCGGTTAAAAGCCCATGGGGTTGGTCACACATGGGCATGGGAGGAATGACCTGATGATGGAGCGCTAGGGTGGCTTTTATCAGTCCTGCAATGCCAGCGGCGGCTTTGGTGTGTCCGATATTGGCCTTGATCGAACTGATCACTGCTACTGGAGCATCGGGATTGCTCTCTTGGCGGGCACGGGAAAGGGTTTTTAACTCGGTTGCATCTCCGACACTGGTACCTGTGCCGTGACCCTCAAAATAGGTAACGGTATCAATGCCAAAACCAGCCCTACGATAGGCTCGTTGCAGCGCTAAGAGTTGTCCTTCAACTTCCGGGCGGGTCATGCCACCATGGCCATCTGAGGATACTCCCCAACCTCGAATCACTGCATAAATAGGACAATTTTGGACAATGGCATCTGCATGGCGCATGAGTACGACAAATCCACACCCCTCTCCTGGCCAAAAGCCAGTAGACCGGGCATCGTAAACCCTCATCTCGTCGGTCGCCAAAGCACCAGCTTTAGCAAAACCAACCAGTTCAAAGGGATCTAAACTCAAATCTACCCCTCCTGCTAGGGCCACATCAAAGTCCCCTGATACCAGCCCTGAACAAGCATGGGCAATAGCTAAAAGGGAGGAACTACAAGCTCCGTCAACGGCATACCCACCGCCTTTAAAATCAAAGTAGTTACAGATGCGTCCGGCGATCGTATTTGAGAGATTACCAGCTAGGGTTTCTTCACTAATCTCAGGGAAGGGCTGTTTGTACTGTTGCTCCAGCATTTTCACTAAAGCTGAACAGTGCTCTGGCGGATAATTGGTTTGACTTAGGGTTGCTTCTACTACTCTGCGAACATAGGGCCAGCGGAGTCTCATTGTGTTGGCTCGGGAAAACTCTCCGGTTAAAGTATTCCCCAGCAAGACCCCTGTCGATTCACGGGGGATACCCTCGGCATGGGGAAACCCTGCATCTGCCAGGGCGCGGTTGGCAATATCTAAGGCTAACCAATGGGCTAAATCAGCTGAGCGAAATGTACTGCCCACAACCCGAAAATCAACCCGGTCAAATTCATAGCCTTCGATCAAGGCTGCTTCTGAAGCATAGGTTCGATCGGGAACAGTGGGATTGCTGCTCCAATAATCTGATAAATTTAAGCGTTCTGAAGGCATGCGCCGAAAGGAGCGCCGTTGAGCCAGCACATTTTCCCATAGTTCAGCCGGTGAATGGGCATCTGGATAGCAGCAGGCCATTCCTACAATTGCGATCGCAGGGGTCATGACTTAGACCTCCCCAGTAATGGTTGAAGGGACTAAAACGCGGGTTGATGAGGCTGGTTGAGCAAGACTTTCTCTGAGCAAAACTAAACCCCTGGCCCCACACACAAGGGTCAATGCAAAGAAGAAACCGAATACAATGTGATTCAGCATTAAAAGACCATATGTTGCTGCAACACAACCCCCAAAAATGATCTGATTCAGAGGCTTGATGGGGGTTGTTCCCGGATCGGATATCATGTAGAAGGTGAAAAGCACAAACGCAACTCCTGTCATAGGCATCAGGGGAGCAAGCAGGGGTGTGTCAAACATCCAACTCCTCAAGCAGGCTTGTATAATAAAGCCCCCAACCCAACTCAAAATCAGTGGGAGTTTGCCTGTAAAGCGGGCATTGAGAAACGTTCCCGAACAAATTATCAAGCCCGGGAGTAGCCAATCACTCCAGCCAAGCAGGTTTTCAGTAAATTGATAGGGAGGGGCAATGCCAACCCAGGGAAATAGGAGCAACGTCAGGGTAATACCAAAGTTAGAAGGATTCAGAAAGTGTCGGGTTTTGTTGCCCACAGGTACCCGGAAAATAGCTTTTGAGGCTATGGCAACTGTGGTGGCAAAGGCGATGGGCAACAGCTGTTCGTTTGCATAGAGAAGCATTGCTACCGCTAAGCCGGTAATGTGAGCGGGCAACAGAAAATCAATGAATTGTTGGGAAAAGAGGGTTCCACGGTTTCCTTCTGCTAAGAACCGAGGACGGTGAGCGTTGCTCCAGCTATCCAACAATTCCAGAAGAATTTCAACACTATAGGCTGTGGCAAGAGCAACTAAAGGTTGTATCCAAGATTGCTCGAACCCTAGAACGGTGTGACCCAGCACGTTCAAGACTGTAATTGCGATCGCAAACCGTCGTAAGCCGCCCAGACGATTAGTGTGATACCATTTGGATTGTGCATTCATAGGCTATTTTTCCTCTACCACTGCAATAAAATTTGGGCGTTGCTGATTCTGGGTATCGTTTCGCCCCCCTAGCCCCCCAATTCTGGGGGGAAAAAACTGTCAAAGTCCCCCAGAATTGGGGGATTTAGGGGGCTTGAATAAAACCAGATGATCGCGCATTCATTCCTAAATTCAGCAACGCCAGGTTTGTGGGGTTAACATAGGTCAGCAAGTTATCCTCATCCAAAATCAACGTGTGAGATCCGGGAGATAAATTCATGGTTGCTTGCTGAGCCTGGCCATTACTCCCACGCCAATGAAGTTCTACAGGCAGAGAGCCGGTGGCCTGAACTTGGCCTAACCCAAAGTGCAGCTCAGAACTGCGAGCCCCCGAATGTCCATTGCCGCCATCAACTTGCCCTACTAAAGACCGCCCATTGGGAAGTTGGACAATGGCAGCTGCACCGATAGCGGGTCTTCCTACCGACAAAGGATTAGAAGGAACAGGTAGTAAAAGCTTTAAGTTGAGTGCAGCACCAGCGGTACCATTGCTGTCATTGCGATAGAAATAGGAGGGGTCCCACTGATTTGCGATCGCAAAATCTAAATCCCCATCCCCATCCACATCTGCTGTGGCAATTCCCCGTGTTACTTGGGGTGTAGCCAGCCCTAAGTTTTTGGCCAAGTCGTAATACCGACCATCCTTTGCCCGAACAAAAAATGGGTTGTGGGCCTGACCACTTAGATCATCCCCAGACTGGAAGCGAGGCCAGATATTGGCATGGCTCAACAGTTCATCGTTACCCATGGCGAGTTCATGTAACTCAGGCCATCGATCAATCGTTCCTTTGGCAAAGCCCGTTGCTTGAAGTGCCTCCAATTCACCGTCGTTATCGAAATCACCAAATTTTGTTTCCCAACCCCAGCTACTGCGAGATACTCCCAGGGGCTCACTGCGATCAACATATGGAGCAATCCCTTGGTTGATATCCTCTAATTTGCCAGTACTGGTAAATAGAAAGTGACTTTCTTCTAGTGCATACTCATCGGCAATGTTGCTGACGTAGATATCTAGTAATCCATCTCCATTGACATCACCGAAATCTACCCCCATTCCCTTAAAAGAATCTTTGCCTAATACCTTAGAATTAGGAGTCGTCAACCCTTTTTGTCCTTCTAGCAGGGCAAATTCTAAGTGGCCAGGTCGGGAACGATTATGGAGTAGCCGATCAGGTCCAAAATCGTTAGCAAAATAGATTTCTGGTTGCAGATCTCCATCTAAATCTGCAGTTCCCACCGCCAGAGTCCAGGCGTGAGCCACGTTCTGATCCATCACCCCGGTAATGTCTTGAAACTTAACCCTTGGTAGAGCCCCTACGGTTGCTTCTGTCCACCGGAGGATATGATTTCGACCCCCGTTGTATGCTCGGGTCATAGAATGCTGCATGGATTCTGTCCCTGAGCCATGGGTATCTAGAATGCGAGCACCATCTTGAAAATAGTTACCGATGATGATATCATAGTGACTGTCTCCATCAAGGTCAGCAAAGGTGGCTGCATTGGTATACCAACGCTCTCCACTAGTATCAATTTCTTGTTGAACATAACTCAGTGCATTCAAGGGGCTAGGGCATGTCTTCAAACTCGGAGATCCCCCATTATCCCCCGAGCGAGCAATCCCTCGCTCGGGGGACTTTGAGTATGGCTCCCCCCTTATTAAGGGGGGCTGGGGGGGATCATCATCTTGCGGAAAACTTTGAAAACACGCCCTAGTCCCTTCCAGCCTTGCCTTTTTTAGAAATGCAACTGGAGTCCTACCCCAGTAGTAAACCAGTACATCGGTCTGTCCATCTTCATTGAAGTCATGGAATAGACAGCCCATCGGTGCCATTGTTTGTGAGTCATAGGGAACTGCGGTTGGTGTCAGGGCAAAAGGGGCATAGCGATCGCCTGTGCCTGGTACTGGTGATACAATCACTTGATCAGTTCTGGGATCCACGTGGCAGGCATCATTGGGTAGACCATCATTATCTAAATCATTGAGTGCGATCGCAGCCCCTACTGAGGAAATCCATGCCGAATGCTGTTCTAAGCTAGGGTGAACTGAGCGGATTGATTTAGAGGTTGATGAGGCCAGCTCTGGCAATGGCAGACGGGTAAAGTGAAAACGAGATGCCATCGAGTTTCTTTCAGTTGCCGACAAACTGGGCAAGCGGGTAAACCAGAATAAACTGCAGATCAAGGTAATTGCGACCAGTCGTTTCGCCTGATCTTGCAGAAACTGTAATAGAATTCTCATGGTTTCATCTCCCGTGAAAAGTGCGATTGAATACGCTGTTTCCAGATTTCGTAAGCTGGTTCTGCTCCTTCTTGTTTACCTTCAAGGCCAATTTGGGGAGATGAAACAGGGGGCAAATTTTCCAGGGCTTGATCTGTAACTTCCGCTGCAGCACCAGCACCCATGCCACACAAGATCTGACACGCTATCTCTGTATGAGCAGTGGGGTTGCCTGCTTTTTGACGAGCCTTAGCGGCAAACGCTGCCCCCTGAGCAAGGTGAGGTTGGTACTTCCCGGCAGCTGATTTTAAAGCTTCGATAGCAGCCGGATCCACACCCCCAGCGTAGGCACAAGCCAAACCAACCCCACTCCAAAGATCTGCGTGTCTCTTAGCATCGAAAGTACTGATTTTCCGGGGAATATGACTACAATCTGCCCCACAGACAAACCAAAGACTTCTACCCAGACCTTGGTCAAACACTCGACGGGCGTAGCCAGAAAGTTTTTTGGGAATGGTCTTTTGTTCCACACTGCGAGGCCAGTTAAAATAGCCTTCATGGAAGCCATAACCGTCAATGGCCAACCAACCCAGCAACGGATCAATTGCTTTGGCATTTTGGATTTTGGATTGTGCATTTGCCCTGCAGTTAAGCTGAGTAAGATACACAGGACGTCGCCAAGGTAGTCGAGCCAGTATCCAGCCTGCTCCCACATGGACCATGTAGATATGGGCGGCACCGGGACCGGCCATAAATTTTGCCAGCCGATTTTGTTGCCAGGGGGTTAAGGCGTCCAACAACGCTAACCCCATGGCTGCGCCTTCAAAGGCAAACCCACGCCACTCAGCCTCAATGGTATTTAAGCGGAGTGCAAGGGTATCTGGTTTATGATCTGCAAGAGCAGCATGATAGCCCTGTAAAAATGTGTAACCGATGTGTTCTAATTGCTGTTGTGCTTGAACATTTCCAGGCCGAAATCCTCTTTGGACAAAAGTGGTCTCCTTAGGGTCGATGCCAAACAATTTCTGACGCAAGTTTCCCCACTTAGAAATTACTGGAACAGAGGTTTGTGGATGAGTAACCTCTGCTTGAAAAGCTAGGATGGCATCACGTTCACTAGGGTGTGATTGGGTAAAAAAATAATGGCGCACAATGGCCTCCTTATTCAGGTAAGGATTTAGATTATTTCAATTTGTAACAGCAAAAATCATTAAAAATTGCAGGTTTATTCAGGTTTAAATTTAGGTTTATTCAGGCTTTACAGAAATCAAATGTTCCACCAAAAGCAGTTTTTTGTTCCGACAATTATAGATGCTTTTGTCATTAAAATTGGCAGTATTATTCTTAGCAATGATCGGCTTGCAATCACGATCAACTGTTGAGTTTTAAGGTATTATTAGAGCTCAGTGCATACCGATTTGGCAGCCAGTATAAATACTGAAATTCTGTTTTGAGCAATCAGAGCTAAGCTTTGAAAAGTTGACCATAGATCAGATGAGTGGTGGTAATGGATGCTGAGAAACATGCCCAAATCAAAGCTCACGCCCGAGCAATTGCCGCTTTGCTCTAGGAACAGATCTCGAACAGGTTCAAACCCAACGCAGGCATAGAAGAAGCAGTTCGTGATCACATTCTCGAGCATGTGAGCGTTGCTGATTTTGGGTATGATTGTGCCCAATTTTGCGGTGCGACCCGTGGCGAATTTAATTACGGGTTAAGCGCACCGGGGGGGGTGACAAAACTCTCTTGCTTCCCCCGCCCCCCTAACCCCCCAATTTTGGGGGGAAAAGCGCGGATCCTTCGCTTTTTTAGAGATTTAGCTCAACGGGGGCTGTAACAAAACCAGATAATCACGCATTCATTCCTTGATTCAGCAACGCCAAAAATTGTTGGCTTTAAGATTTCTTCAAACGTGAGCGATGA
The Moorena sp. SIOASIH genome window above contains:
- a CDS encoding CRTAC1 family protein; protein product: MRILLQFLQDQAKRLVAITLICSLFWFTRLPSLSATERNSMASRFHFTRLPLPELASSTSKSIRSVHPSLEQHSAWISSVGAAIALNDLDNDGLPNDACHVDPRTDQVIVSPVPGTGDRYAPFALTPTAVPYDSQTMAPMGCLFHDFNEDGQTDVLVYYWGRTPVAFLKKARLEGTRACFQSFPQDDDPPQPPLIRGEPYSKSPERGIARSGDNGGSPSLKTCPSPLNALSYVQQEIDTSGERWYTNAATFADLDGDSHYDIIIGNYFQDGARILDTHGSGTESMQHSMTRAYNGGRNHILRWTEATVGALPRVKFQDITGVMDQNVAHAWTLAVGTADLDGDLQPEIYFANDFGPDRLLHNRSRPGHLEFALLEGQKGLTTPNSKVLGKDSFKGMGVDFGDVNGDGLLDIYVSNIADEYALEESHFLFTSTGKLEDINQGIAPYVDRSEPLGVSRSSWGWETKFGDFDNDGELEALQATGFAKGTIDRWPELHELAMGNDELLSHANIWPRFQSGDDLSGQAHNPFFVRAKDGRYYDLAKNLGLATPQVTRGIATADVDGDGDLDFAIANQWDPSYFYRNDSNGTAGAALNLKLLLPVPSNPLSVGRPAIGAAAIVQLPNGRSLVGQVDGGNGHSGARSSELHFGLGQVQATGSLPVELHWRGSNGQAQQATMNLSPGSHTLILDEDNLLTYVNPTNLALLNLGMNARSSGFIQAP
- a CDS encoding DUF1702 family protein: MRHYFFTQSHPSERDAILAFQAEVTHPQTSVPVISKWGNLRQKLFGIDPKETTFVQRGFRPGNVQAQQQLEHIGYTFLQGYHAALADHKPDTLALRLNTIEAEWRGFAFEGAAMGLALLDALTPWQQNRLAKFMAGPGAAHIYMVHVGAGWILARLPWRRPVYLTQLNCRANAQSKIQNAKAIDPLLGWLAIDGYGFHEGYFNWPRSVEQKTIPKKLSGYARRVFDQGLGRSLWFVCGADCSHIPRKISTFDAKRHADLWSGVGLACAYAGGVDPAAIEALKSAAGKYQPHLAQGAAFAAKARQKAGNPTAHTEIACQILCGMGAGAAAEVTDQALENLPPVSSPQIGLEGKQEGAEPAYEIWKQRIQSHFSREMKP